The window TATAGCATAATTCATACCTTTATGTTAAATAAAAACTACCACACAAATAAATAACAGAAGGTAAGAACTATGCCATATACTACTCTTTTTTATTATCAATGTTTTTGAAAAATATTCTATTTATTTCATAATTATATTATCAATATCTATTTTCTTTTCAAGCATACCACTTTGTAGTAAAAATTCTTGAGTTTTTTTAAGTCCATCTATATCCGAATCCTTTATTTCAGGATTAAAATCATACCAGTTATACATCTGTTTTACATCTTCTTTTGAAAGTCCAGTTTCCTGTGAAGTTATATTAAAAGACTCTTCTAAATTATTCTCTATATATTCAATGCTATTTTTTTGAACCTTTAAAAATTTCTCCACAATTTCTGGATGCTCTTTTATTATTTTATCACTAGCTGCAACTACAATAGTACCATCAATTAAATTTTCTCCAGTTGTAACTACTTTAGCTCTACCTTTTATAGCTTTTAAAGCTGCTGGTCCTGCTAATAGTGCTGCATCTATTTGATTATTACTAAGTGCTGATAATGCATCTGGTATATTCATTGATATAAACTCAACATCATCACTGTTTAGACCGTTCTTATCTAAAGAAGTCATAAGTAGTTGATGAAGAATTGTTCCCTTAGGTCCTCCAATTTTTTTGCCTTTTAAATCCTTAGGTGATTTAATTTGTTCAGAATTTGTAATTATCATAAAAGCTTTTGCTGCACGAGAATATGTACTTATAACCTTTAAGTCAACTCCATTTGCTGCTGCTAATATAACAGATGTTCCTCCAACTGCATTTAAAAAATCAATTTCTCCTGCTGCTAAAGCTTGTGTCTGCTGAGGACCAGAAGTTATAGTAGAAAATTCAACCTCTATTTTATCCTTTTCAAATTCTTTTTGGAACAAGCCCTTATCCTTTTGAACTATAGAAGGAACATTTAAAGGTGCCTTTACATATGTTAACGCTATTTTATCAATACCGTTAACACTACTGCATCCTGTTATAAATACAGCAATGGATATAGTACATAAAATCATTTTGAATAAAAATTTGTTTTTTTTGATTTTCATCAAAATCCCCCCCCTGTATATTAAATAAAATTTTAGGCTAAAGAATTACATAAAACATTTAAAATATCTTTTTTTATTTCACTCAACTGAGGTAAAAATAAATTTCTTGGATATTCATAGTTTTTTAAAGAATATTCTTTTCTTATAATTCCATTATCTAATATCAATATTTTTTGCCCTAGATATACAGCTTCATCTATATTGTGTGTTATGAATATTATGTTCTTTTTACTAGTCAAAAATACTTTTATAATTTCCTCTTGAAGATTTTTTCTAGTAAAATAATCCAAAGACGCAAAAGGCTCATCCATTAAAATAACATCTGGATCATAAACAAGAGTTCTTGCAATAGCTACTCTTTGGGCCATCCCTCCAGATATCTGGTTTGGATATGCATCTTTAAACTCTTCAAGCCCCATAAGTTTTAAATATTTTTGTACTAGAAAGTTTTCATGATTTTTATTTTTTAATGGAAAGTTTATATTTTCCTTAACAGTTAGCCATGGCATTAATCTACTTTCTTGAAATATAATACCTACTTTTGGTTTTTTTAAGTTATATTCACCTGCTAATATTTTAATTTTTCCATATGTACATTCCTCAAGCCCACCTATAAGTCGTAAAAGAGTAGTTTTTCCACATCCACTTTTCCCTAGAATTACTGTAATACTTTCATCTGGAATATTTAAATTTATGTCCTTTAACACTTGGAAATTTCTTTTATTTAACGAATATTCCTTAGCTACCCCCTCTAATTTAACTCCAGCTATTCTCTTCACCACCCTTTACTTTTACTTTATTTATAAACAAATAATCAGTTAAACATCCCATTATTCCTATAGCCAATATTCCCACTATAACCTTATCGGATCTTGAAAGCTGCTGTGCATCCAATATCATATACCCTAGCCCAGAAGATGCTGCAATTAATTCAGCTCCTATTATAGCCCTCCAGCTGTACCCAAAACCTATTTTCATACCAATAAAAATATCTAAAGTAGCATTTGGTAATATAATTTTAAAAAACTTTTCTCTGCTATTGAATCCAAAACAATCTCCTACCTCTAATAGTTTTTTATCACAACTAGTAATTCCATTTAAAACATTTAAAAATATAGGAAAAAAAGATGCAAGCACAATTATTATTATTTTTGAGATTTCTCCTATTCCAAACCACAGTATTAGCATAGGAATAAGTGACAATGGCGGAACATGCCTTAAAAATTCTAATATTAATTTTAGGTGCTTATGTGCACCTTTTTTTATTCCTAAAAATACTGCTAGAGGAAAAGCTAACATAAACGATATTAAAAACCCTATTAATACTCTTATTATACTTACCGAAACATTTTTAATTAATTCTCCATTCCTAATCATTTCAAACATAACATTTAAAACATCTCTAGGATAAGGAATTATATATTTATTCCATAAATTCAGATAAGACCCTATCTGCCATAAGACTATAAGAATTGTAACAATATAAAATTGTTTAACCTTTTCTTTAAACCATATCATATCTACAAACCATCCCCATTACTACACCAATTTCCATAGAAAATCATATCTATACTATCAATATCTCTAATATAGACTTTCTCCATTTTCTATTCTATTTCCTCTTTAACATTAATTTTTAATTTTAATATATAAAAAACACATTTTGTTCCAAATTTCATAAAATATAAATTAGAGGAAAAAAATTTACTTTTAAAATATTTTTATAAAAAAGGAGGCTATAGATATGACAAAACCATTAGATCCAAAATGTATCCCTAAATATGTCAATCAATTACTTATTCCACCTGTATTTAAACCTATCATTGTAAAAGATCCAATTACAGGGAAAGATATCAGTCATAACTATACAATTAGTATGACTGAATTTATGCAACAAATGCTACCTCCTTCGTTTCCAAAGACAACCGTCTGGGGATATGAAGGTACTGTTGAAGATACGTGGACAGATGAAATTTCTTGTTTCCGTAGTACACCAGGTGCTACCTTTGAAGCAGTTAGAGATATACCAGTCAATGTTCAGTGGGTAAATAATATTACTGAACCAAATTTATTTGCAGTAGATCCTACATTACATTGGGCAAATCCTAATAGTATACCAACACCAACACCACCATTTCTACCATTTCCTCCAGGATACCCTTTAGCACAAAGCCCAGTTCCCCTTGTTACCCATTTGCACGGAGCAGAGGTTAGATCTGATTCTGACGGTCATCCAGATGCCTGGTTTACAGCTGGAGAGGAAAAAAAGGGACCAGAATTTTTTAAGTCTCGTTATACCTATCCCAACACACAGGAGGCAACTACCCTTTGGTATCATGATCATGCCCTAGGAACTACACGACTTGGCATATATGGAGGCCTTGCTGGATTTTATTTAATAAAAGATCCGAATGATAAAATATCTCCACTTCTTCCAAGTGGTCCATATGAGATTCCTATAGTTATTCAAGACCGTTCATTCAATAAAGATGGCTCCTTATTGTATCCTAGTAATGGTGTAAACCCTGATATTCATCCTTATTGGAGACCAGCCTTTGTAGGAAATACTATCGTTGTCAATGGAAAAGTATGGCCTAATTTAAATGTGGAACGTAGACAATACCGATTTAGAATTCTTAACGGATCAAATACCAGAACCTACAACCTAAAGCTTTCAAATAATCAATCCTTTATTCAAATTGGTTCTGACGGAGGTTTTCTACCTTTCCCCGTTACATTGACTGAGCTACTGATTGCACCAGCAGAGCGTGCTGACATCTTGATTGATTTTTCAGTGTTAGAACCCAAAACAACTCTCATTATGACTAATGATGCTAATGCACCTTTCCCAAATGGTATTTCACCCGATCCAGATACCGTTGGACAAATTATGCAGTTCACTGTACTTGATACACCAGTAGTTCCACCAAATAAACTTCCGACAAAATTGAATAAAATCCCTGTATTAACTCCAGATGTGCCGAAAAAGATCTTAACCCTAAATGTGGTACGTGGACCAAACGGTGCCATTGAATTATTGCTAGATGGACAGATATGGGGAGCCCCTATTTCAGAATTACCTATAGTAGGATCAACAGTTGAGTGGGAAATTGTGAATCTAACTAGTGGTGCACATCCCATCCATGTACATTTAATACAGTTTCAAATTGCAAACCGTCAGAACTTTGATAATGTAAAATACAGTGAAGAATGGATCAAACTTAATGGAGAACCTCCTCTTGAGCACCCAACAATACCACTACCTGTTGAACCTTTCCTTGAGGGTAATCCTATTGATCCACCTTTGAATGAACGTGGATGGAAAGATACTGTAATAATGCTTCCGGGACAAGTAACCAGACTTACACTTCGATTTGCACCACAAGATGCCAATCCTAAAAAAGTTAAGCCAGGAGTGAATTTATTTCCATTTGATCCTACCTTTGGTCCTGGATATGTATGGCATTGTCACCTTGTAGAACATGAAGATAATGAAATGATGAGACCACTTAAAGTTACGTCTTGTCCTACTCTTGTCTCTAACCCACAATCTTGTTGCCAAGTTATTGTAGATGGAAGTACCCAGCTAGTTCCACCTGCACTAAGAGATACACCTATTAGTCATAAAAATATAGTCCATGCTAAAATCGAAAATGTATGCCCTGAGAATGTTATTATAACTGGTTTTATCCGCAGAACTATCAACTATACTGCGGTTTTAGATAATGGCCTTGAACAAGATAAAGAAATTATAGATGATATTCCTTTCCAATGTGTAATTGATCGAGAAGATGCTAATGAAGGTGATGAATTTAAAATTACAGGTGTAACCTTATTATGTGAAGTTTTTGCTCATACACAGAATTTTGGAACACACCCTCTTACAGATAAGCCATTAGCTTACAAATTTGTTGAAAAGGATATCGTTAAAGTTTGTATCAGAAAAAGTTGCATAACAATACCACCAAATTAATGAGTCTCTTACAAGAAACCTTGCCATA is drawn from Tepidibacter hydrothermalis and contains these coding sequences:
- a CDS encoding ABC transporter substrate-binding protein; translated protein: MKIKKNKFLFKMILCTISIAVFITGCSSVNGIDKIALTYVKAPLNVPSIVQKDKGLFQKEFEKDKIEVEFSTITSGPQQTQALAAGEIDFLNAVGGTSVILAAANGVDLKVISTYSRAAKAFMIITNSEQIKSPKDLKGKKIGGPKGTILHQLLMTSLDKNGLNSDDVEFISMNIPDALSALSNNQIDAALLAGPAALKAIKGRAKVVTTGENLIDGTIVVAASDKIIKEHPEIVEKFLKVQKNSIEYIENNLEESFNITSQETGLSKEDVKQMYNWYDFNPEIKDSDIDGLKKTQEFLLQSGMLEKKIDIDNIIMK
- a CDS encoding ABC transporter ATP-binding protein, with protein sequence MKRIAGVKLEGVAKEYSLNKRNFQVLKDINLNIPDESITVILGKSGCGKTTLLRLIGGLEECTYGKIKILAGEYNLKKPKVGIIFQESRLMPWLTVKENINFPLKNKNHENFLVQKYLKLMGLEEFKDAYPNQISGGMAQRVAIARTLVYDPDVILMDEPFASLDYFTRKNLQEEIIKVFLTSKKNIIFITHNIDEAVYLGQKILILDNGIIRKEYSLKNYEYPRNLFLPQLSEIKKDILNVLCNSLA
- a CDS encoding ABC transporter permease; this encodes MIWFKEKVKQFYIVTILIVLWQIGSYLNLWNKYIIPYPRDVLNVMFEMIRNGELIKNVSVSIIRVLIGFLISFMLAFPLAVFLGIKKGAHKHLKLILEFLRHVPPLSLIPMLILWFGIGEISKIIIIVLASFFPIFLNVLNGITSCDKKLLEVGDCFGFNSREKFFKIILPNATLDIFIGMKIGFGYSWRAIIGAELIAASSGLGYMILDAQQLSRSDKVIVGILAIGIMGCLTDYLFINKVKVKGGEENSWS
- a CDS encoding multicopper oxidase family protein yields the protein MTKPLDPKCIPKYVNQLLIPPVFKPIIVKDPITGKDISHNYTISMTEFMQQMLPPSFPKTTVWGYEGTVEDTWTDEISCFRSTPGATFEAVRDIPVNVQWVNNITEPNLFAVDPTLHWANPNSIPTPTPPFLPFPPGYPLAQSPVPLVTHLHGAEVRSDSDGHPDAWFTAGEEKKGPEFFKSRYTYPNTQEATTLWYHDHALGTTRLGIYGGLAGFYLIKDPNDKISPLLPSGPYEIPIVIQDRSFNKDGSLLYPSNGVNPDIHPYWRPAFVGNTIVVNGKVWPNLNVERRQYRFRILNGSNTRTYNLKLSNNQSFIQIGSDGGFLPFPVTLTELLIAPAERADILIDFSVLEPKTTLIMTNDANAPFPNGISPDPDTVGQIMQFTVLDTPVVPPNKLPTKLNKIPVLTPDVPKKILTLNVVRGPNGAIELLLDGQIWGAPISELPIVGSTVEWEIVNLTSGAHPIHVHLIQFQIANRQNFDNVKYSEEWIKLNGEPPLEHPTIPLPVEPFLEGNPIDPPLNERGWKDTVIMLPGQVTRLTLRFAPQDANPKKVKPGVNLFPFDPTFGPGYVWHCHLVEHEDNEMMRPLKVTSCPTLVSNPQSCCQVIVDGSTQLVPPALRDTPISHKNIVHAKIENVCPENVIITGFIRRTINYTAVLDNGLEQDKEIIDDIPFQCVIDREDANEGDEFKITGVTLLCEVFAHTQNFGTHPLTDKPLAYKFVEKDIVKVCIRKSCITIPPN